The genome window GATCGCAACGGCCAAACGTATTTTTGTCATTTCCCCCGAAGACCCCGCCGCGCTCGCACAGACCTTTGCACGCGCAACCGAGCTGGGAAGCCTGACTCCCGTCGAAGCGAAATCCGTGTACCCGTCCTTTGTCGTCACCCAGGCATGGCGCAGCGGACTTGCGCGTTATCTGTGGCTCACGGCCTTATTCCTGAATTTAGGTCTGTTCATCTGGGCAAGCCTTATCATCCCGGCTGCGCCGCGCGTTGCACTCGGTCCGCAGTTTATTGGAAGCGAACTCGAAACCGTGCCGTCCTCGCAGCTCATCATCTTCCCGGTGGCAAGCCTTCTGCTCGCCGTCACTGGGTGGATCGCGGGCTTGTACTTCTACCGCTGGGAACGCGAGCGCGTGCTTTCGTTCATCGTCTGGGGTTCGGGCACGTTCAGCAGCCTGCTGTTTTTGCTGGCGGTTCTATTCATCATCACCACGCCGGTGTAGTTCCAAAGTTAAACACCTTCCAACCTTTCAACTTTCAAACCCAACATGCAGCTGTCCCTCGGTTTTCTCCTCGCCATCCTCATTTCCATCCTCGCCTACAAAGCCCGCAGTCTAACCATGAGCGGAGCGCTGGCGGCC of Anaerolineales bacterium contains these proteins:
- a CDS encoding PH domain-containing protein, producing MNPGHFPPPKQRGLIIHSLIILVLTVIAVTGFVNLSNAEVGPIFLISLLVSLASFVPIPFFGYRAYSLWRAGYYMDRDSLAINWGLRVENIPLSDIEWMRSVEDLTHPLTLPSLPLPGGLLGTRRHPDLGTVEFLASDAKKLLLIATAKRIFVISPEDPAALAQTFARATELGSLTPVEAKSVYPSFVVTQAWRSGLARYLWLTALFLNLGLFIWASLIIPAAPRVALGPQFIGSELETVPSSQLIIFPVASLLLAVTGWIAGLYFYRWERERVLSFIVWGSGTFSSLLFLLAVLFIITTPV